The stretch of DNA AAAAGCCACTCGACAAGAATCAAGAAGATACCTTCGACGATCAGGATAGCTGGTTTAATGCGATGCCCAATCACGACGACGAAATCATCATTGATGAGGATGGGCCGGAATATGATCCGAGGTATTTTGGTGAGCCGGTACATTACTTTAACGGTCGCGTGATTCCGCCCCGTCAATCGCCGCTGGACCCTTTTGATCCTGCGGTGCTGGCGTTTATGAAATCGATCACGCCATTGGTGCAGATGGAGCCGGACATCCTCGGCGGCATGCCAGTTTTCAAAGACACGCTAGTGCCGGTCAAGCGGATGTTCGACTATTTGTTGGCGGGACGGCCGATGGCGGACTTCCTCCGTGACTATCCCGCCGTGTCGCGCGACGTGGCGGTCGCCGTGCTGGAAAACGATGCGACGATTTTTTATGAGGCAATCAGCAAAGCGATGGATTCAGCAGCGATGCCTTCTTCACGTCCGAGGTAACCCAGCTTCTCATTGGTCTTGGCCTTGACGTTGACCTGGCTGATGTCCACGCCCAAATCCTCGGCGATGTTGGCGCGCATCGATGGGATGTGCGGCGCCATCTTCGGACGCTGGGCGATGATGGTGCAGTCGATGTTGCCGATACTATAGCCGGTCGCCACCACACGCCTGGCGGCCTCCTTCAACAGCTTGCGCGAGTCGGCGCCTTTGAATTCTGGATCGGTGTCTGGGAAGTGTTTGCCGATGTCGCCCAGGGCAGCGGCGCCCAGGATCGAGTCGGTGATCGCGTGCAGCAGCACGTCGGCATCCGAGTGGCCCAGCAGGCCGACGTGGTGCGGGATGTCTACGCCGCCGATAATCAGTTTGCGGCCTTCCACCAGCGCGTGGCAGTCATAGCCTTGACCGATGCGGAATGGGAGTTTGCTCATGTTTAGTCTTCCTTGTTAGCCAGGTACATTTCGGCGATGCGGATGTCCGCTGGCAGCGTTACTTTTAAATTCCGTGGATGGCCTTCGATCAGGCGCGGTGCATGGCCCAGCATTTCGACGGCGCTGGCGTCGTCGGTGATCGCATTGGCGTCGGGAGCGCTGCCCAAGGCGCGCAGCAGCAATCCGTAGCTGAACATTTGTGGCGTTTGCGCGGCCCACAGGCCATCGCGTGGCACGGTGGCGGCGCTGGTTCTTGAGCCGTCCGTCGCGGGGGCGCTGCGCTTGATGGTGTCGACTACCGGCATGGCCAGCAATCCGCCGGCCGGATCATCGCCGACGCCGTCGATCAGTTTGGCGATCAAGGCCGGCGTCAGACCGGGACGCGCGGCGTCGTGCACCATGACGAGGTCGTACTGATCGAGCACGCCAGTCAGCGCACGCAGGCCGTTCAGCACCGAGTCCATGCGCGTGGCGCCGCCGACGCGCAGCACCGTCACGCCGTCCAGGTTCGACGGCAGCACCGAGTCGATCACGCCATCGTCCGGGCTGACGACGACGTAGGTATGCGTCACCAGCGCGGAAGCGCGAAACGCGTCCACCGCATGTCGCAGCATCGGTTTGCCGCCGACAGTCAGGTATTGTTTCGGCCCGTTGGCCGCCATGCGCGCGCCAACGCCAGCGGCAGGCAGCAGCGCAAAGTAGCGCGGTGGTTGTTGAGTTGTTGCTGTCATCAGTTTCTCTATTTACGGCGGCGATTCACGATCGCCGCTATCTCGCCGTTGCAGGTCTGGGCCAGGCGTGCGTATTCCTGCGGCGTGTCGATCCTGGCCTGTTCGAGCTTGCCCTTGTCGAATTCCGCCTGGATGAACGGGAACCAGGTACCGTTGATTTCGTGCTCCAGCGCCGACATGGCGGTGCCGGACGGCGCGTACATCGGCTGCCCGGCAAAACGCTTGTTTAACGCCGCCGTCACCACTTTTTCCACCCGCGCCAGATTGTCCATGTAGGCTTTCAGGTGGCGCTGCTCGTGCGTCAGGATTTCCTTGTACGCGCAGGTGCCCGGCGCAAACTCGTTGCCGACATAGATCAGCACCGGCGAATAATTCAGCTGGATCGTCACGCGCGGCGCCACGCATTCGTAGCCGCTGGCCGGGTCTTGCAGAATCGGCCCGCCCAGCGTGGCGCGGTAAACGCCATTGGTGACCGTCAGCCCGAGTGTCTGCATGCGGTTGTCCATGCTGCCGGTGCGCGCAGTCAATGCGCGGTATGGCAGCTGGTTGTTGACGGTGAAGCCGTTCTGCTTCGACGACAGCACCGATACCGTCTTGCTGATCGTGTCTTCGCAGCGAATCTGGAATGGCGTGCGTTGCTGCGCCGCTTGCGCGCTACCAGCGGCAAGCATCAGCAAACACGCCATCCACGGTTTCATAGCTTCCAGTCGCCCGCGCGCAGCTTGTCCAGCCAGAAGATGCCGATCACAGTCTTGACGTCGGTGATCTTGCCTTCGCGGACCCATTGCAGCAGTTCGTCGATGGTGGCGGTGAAGGTTTCGAGAAACTCGCCTTCATCCAGTTTGGCCGGGCCGGCTTTCAGGCCGCGCGCCAGGTACAGGTCCAGGTGCTCGTCGGAATAGGCGATGGCGTTATGGATTTTGCTGACGAACTGCCATTCGCCGCCGGTGTAGCCGGTTTCCTCTTCCAGCTCGCGCTTGGCGGCGACCAACGGGTCTTCACCCTTGTCGATTTTCCCGGCCGGGAATTCGATGAAGACGTCATGCAATGGGTAGCGATATTGGCGCTCCATCAGCACCGTGCCGTCGTCCAGCAACGGCAGAATCACCACTGCACCGGGGTGCAGGATGTATTCACGCTTGGTGTGCTTGCCGTTGGGGAGTTCTATGATGTCGCGCTGCACCTTCAGGAAATGGCCGTTGTAGACCAGTTCACCGTCGATGCGCGTTTCTTTGAGGTTGTCCATCCCTGCTCCACGATCGTATGAGAACGATAGTGTATCAGCCGTGAGGCTTGCGCAGGTAACGGACGATGAATCCCGGAAAACCGAGAACCACAAACAGGCAGCCGGAGATTGCGTAGAACTCCCACGCCTGCGGGAAGCGGACGCCGATATTGGCTTCGAGGGCGAAGCCAATAAAACCGACCACCATGTACAGTGCCGTCATTTCCAGCAGCCGGATGTACAGCGGCTTGCGCTGCCATTTGGCGCCGACCACGGCGAACAGGCGGTCGTTGAAGAACGGCAGGTTGGCGGCCGCGAGTGCAATCGCGATCACCAACCAGCCGGCGGTGGAGGTATCCATCAGGTCGCGAGGGTCGCTTTGATGGCGGCCATGCAGGCTTTCAGCATGCCTTCTGGCATAACACCCAGCGCAACGACGGCCAGGCCGTTGATGCTCAGTACCAGCTTCATGTCGAACGGGGCGACGATCGGCGCGGTATCGACCGGCTCGTCAAACCACATGGTCTTGATGACGCGCAGATAGTAGAACGCACCAATCAGCGAGAACATCACGGCGAAGATGGTCAGCCACAGTTGGCCGGTGGCCAGCACCGAGTTCAGTACAGCGAACTTGGCGGCAAAGCCCATCATCGGTGGCACGCCAGCCAGCGAGAACAGCAGGATGGTCATCACCAGCGCGAACCAGCCATTACGCTTGCTCAGGCCCTTGAAGTCGGCCAGGTTGTCGGCGTCGAAGCCGGCGCGCGAGGCCAGCATCAGCGTGCCGAAGGTACCGACGGTGGTCAGCACGTAGGTGATCACGTAGTACATCGAGGCGCTGTAGGCAGCGTCGCGGCCGGTCACGTCGGTGGTGCCCGCCACGCCCGACAGCAGGCCCAGCAGCACGAAGCCGATTTGTGCGATGGTCGAGTACGCCAGCATACGCTTGATGTTGGTCTGGGCGATGGCGGTCAGGTTACCGATCGCCAGCGACAGCACGGCCAGCACCATCAGCATCTGCTGCCAGTCGAAGGCCATCGGCATCAGGCCTTCCACCAGCAGGCGGATGCAGATCGCGAAGGTAGCGATTTTCGGTGCGCCGCCCAGCAGCAGGGTCACGGCGGTTGGCGAACCGTCGTAGACGTCCGGCACCCACATGTGGAATGGCACGGCGCCCAGTTTGAACGCCAGGCCGGCTACCAGGAACACCAGGCCGAAGATCAGGATGGTTTTGTTGATGGTGCCGCTGGCTGCCGCTGCCGAGATCTGGGCGATGTCCAGCGTGCCGGTCGCGCCGTACAGCATCGACATACCGTACAGCAGGAAGCCCGACGCCAGGGCGCCCAGCACGAAGTACTTCATCGCCGCTTCGGTCGCGCGCACGTTGTCGCGACGGATCGCCACCAGTGCGTACAGCGACAGGGACATCAGTTCCACGCCCAGGTAGATCGACAGCAGGTTGGAACCCGAGATCATCACCATCTGGCCCATCATGGCGAACAGCGCCAGCACGTAGAACTCGCCGCCCAGGTTACCGCTCAGCATGTCGCGGTCCGCCGCGTACTGGCGCGAATACACCAGCGTCATGCCCACGGTCAGGTAGGTGAACAGTTTCAGCAGGTTGGCCATCGGATCGGAGACGAACATACCGTGGAAGGTATAGGTCGTCGTACCGGCGGCGTAGTCGTGGTAGCTGATGCCGGCCAGGACCACCAGCATCAGCAGCGACAGCGCGTAGGTGAACGAACGCTGCGCCTTGGTCAGGAACATATCGATCAGCAGGATCGCCGAGGCGCCGATCAATAACGCGATCTCGGCGTAGGCCGGGACCAGGTTCACGGCCTCTTGTGGAATAGGTGTAGTCATTTATGCGTTTCCGTTTTCTTCTTAATGCGCCGGGAACGGCAGCTTGCTCTGTGCAACGTGTGCCAGCAGGTCCGCAACCGAGGTTTGCATGGTGTCGGTGAATGGGGCTGGGTACAGGCCCATGGCCAGCACGCAGACTGCCAGAATGCCCAGCATCAGGAATTCACGGCCATTCAGATCAACCAGCTCGGCGACGTGGTGGTTGGCCACTTTGCCGAAGATGACGCGCTTGGCCATCCACAGCGAGTACGCTGCGCCGAAGATCAGCGCGGTGGCTGCCAGCAGGCCGATCCAGAAGTTGTACTGGGTGGCGCCCAGGATCACCATGAACTCGCCGACGAAACCGGAGGTCGCTGGCAGGCCGCAGTTGGCCATGGAGAACAGGATGAAGAAGGCGGCGAAACGCGGCATCTTGTTGACCACACCACCGTAGTCGGCGATCTGACGCGAGTGCGCCTGGTCGTACAGTACGCCGATGCACAGGAACATCGCGGCCGACACGAAGCCGTGCGAGATCATTTGCATGATGGCGCCCTGGGTGGCCATGCTGTTGAAGACGAAGAAGCCCAGGGTGACGAAGCCCATGTGCGCGATCGACGAGTAGGCGACTAGCTTCTTCATGTCTTTCTGGACCAGTGCCACCAGGCCGACGTAGATCACGGCGATCAGCGACAGGGTGATGACGAAGCCCGACAGGTAGTGCGAGGCGTCCGGGGTGATCGGCAGCGAGAAGCGGATGAAGCCGTACGCGCCCAGTTTCAGCATGATCGCGGCCAGCACGGCGGAACCGCCGGTTGGCGCTTCCACGTGGACGTCCGGCAGCCAGGTGTGGACCGGGAACATCGGTACCTTGACGGCGAACGCCATGAAGAAGGCGAAGAAGATGGCGACCTGCTCGGTCATCGTCAGCGGCGCCTTGTGCCAGTACAGAATGTCCCAGCTACCGGTGACTTTGTACAGGTAGATGATGGCAACCAGCGTCAGCAGCGAACCGAAGAAGGTGTACAGGAAGAACTTGAACGAGGCGTAGACACGGTTGTCGCCGCCCCAGATACCGATGATGATGTACATCGGGATCAGGGTCGCTTCAAAGAAGAAGTAGAACAGCAGGCCGTCCATGGCGCAGAACACGCCGATCATCAGGCCGGACAGGATCAGGAACGCGCCCATGTACTGGGCCACGCGTTTCTGGATCACCTGCCAGGCCGAGATCACCACGATGATGGTGATAAAGGCGGTCAGCGGCACGAACCACAGCGACAGGCCGTCGATGCCCAGCGAGTAGAAGATGTTGAAGCGCTCGATCCACGCCGATTTCTCGACGAACTGCATGCCGTGCGCGGCATTGTCAAAGTGCGTGACCAGCGGGATCGTCGCGCCGAAGCTGACGATGGACGCGATCAGCGTCAGCACGCGGGTAAAGCCGGCGTTGCTGTCGCGCCCCACTGCCAGGACGATCAGGCCGAAAATAATCGGGAGCCAGATCGCCAGGCTCAGGTACGGAGGTAGAGTAGATATGGTTTGCTGCATCATGGTTATCGTTATCTCTTTGCGTATCAGCTAATTAAGCGTGCCAAAACGGCAGGAAGTAGACCAGGAACCCCAGAATGCCGAGGATCATGACGAACGCATAGTGGTAGATGTAACCAGTCTGCGCCAGGCGGGTCAGCGAAGAGAACCAGCCCACTACTTTGGCGCTGCCGTTGACCAGCAGGCCGTCGATCAGGGTCTTGTCGCCGATTTTCCACAGGCCTTCGCCCAGCAGACGGGCGCCGCCTGCAAACACTACCTGGTTGAACTTGTCCAGGTAGTACTTGTTGTCCAGCAGCGTGTGCACTGCCTTGAACTTGGCGAAGAACCATGCCGGTACGCGTGGATTGATCATGTAGCAGTAGTACGACGATGCCACGCCCAGGATCGCCAGCCACAGCGGCAGCGAGGTCAGCGAGTGGATCGCCATGGCCAATGGACCGTGGTATTCCTCTTTCAGCAGTTCCATCGCGTGGTGGTTTTCGCCGATGTAGATCACATTCTTGAAGAAGTCGCCGAACAGCATCGGGCCGATGGCCAGCGCGCCGATGATGACCGATGGAATGGCCAGCATCACCAGCGGGAACCAGACCACGAATGGCGATTCATGCGGTTTCTGACCTGGGGCCAGACCGTGGTGAGCGTGGTCGTCTTCCTCTTCCTCATGGTGCGCGTCGGAATCGTGAGCGTGGTCGTCGTGCGCGGCGGCATGGTGGTCGTCATGACCATGCGCATGCGCCTGGCCGAAACGCTCTTTACCGTGGAACACCAGGAAGTACATACGGAACGAGTAGAACGCGGTCACGAACACGCCAGCAAGTACGGCGAACTGCGCGAAGCCGGCGCCCCAGATATGGGTCTCGCCCACTGCTTCGATGATCGAGTCTTTCGAGTAGAAGCCCGAGAAGAACGGCGTGCCGATCAGTGCCAAGGAACCCAGCAGCGAAGTGATCCAGGTGATCGGCATGTATTTACGCAGGCCGCCCATGTTGCGGATGTCTTGATCGTGGTGCATGCCGATGATGACCGAACCGGCGCCCAGGAACAGCAGTGCCTTGAAGAACGCGTGCGTCATCAGGTGGAACACGGCCACCGAGTACGCCGACGAACCCAGCGCCACCGTCATGTAGCCCAGCTGCGACAGCGTCGAGTAAGCCACCACGCGCTTGATGTCGTTCTGGATGATGCCCAGGAAGCCCATGAACAGCGCGGTGATCGAACCGATGACCAGGATGAAGCTCAGCGCGGTGTCCGACAGTTCGAACAGCGGCGACATGCGCGACACCATGAAGATGCCAGCGGTAACCATGGTTGCCGCGTGGATCAGTGCGGAAATCGGGGTTGGACCTTCCATCGAGTCCGGCAGCCAGACGTGCAGCGGGAACTGCGCCGATTTACCCATCGCGCCGATGAACAGGCAGATGCAGGCCACGGTCAGCAGCATCCAGTCGGTGCCTGGCAGAGTCAGCAGAGCCAGCGCTTCGCGCTTGGCGAACACCTCCTGGTAATTCATCGAACCACCGTAGGCCAGCAGCAGGCCGATACCCAGGATGAAGCCGAAGTCACCCACACGGTTGACCAGGAAAGCCTTCATGTTGGCGAAGATCGCGGTTGGACGGGTGTACCAGAAGCCGATCAGCAGGTACGACACCAGGCCCACCGCTTCCCAGCCGAAGAACAGCTGCAGGAAGTTGTTCGACATCACCAGCATCAGCATGGAGAAGGTGAACAGCGAGATGTATGAGAAGAAGCGGTTGTAGCCTTCGTCTTCCGCCATGTAGCCGATGGTGTAAATGTGCACCATCAGCGACACGAAGGTCACCACGCACATCATCATCGCCGACAGCGAGTCGATCTGGAAGCCGACTTCCATTTTCATGCCGGCCACGGTCATCCAGTTATAGATGGTGCCGTTGAAGGTTGCGCCGTTGAGCACGTCGTTCAGCGTCATCGCCGAAATAATGAATGCCACCAGCACGCCCAGGATGGTCGCCGCGGTCGCGGTCTTGCGACCGACCACGTTGCCGAAGAATTTCGTTCCCAACAAGCCCGCCACCGCCGCGCCCGCGAGGGGCGCCAGTGGTATGACCAGCAGGAGATTAGGGTTAAGAGTAACCGCCATGATGAACCTTAATCGTTATTTTTCGTGAGGTTAAAATTAGCCCTTGAGGCTGTCCAGGTCTTCGACGTTGATGGTGTCCAGATTACGGAACAGCACCACCAGGATCGCGAGGCCAATTGCCGATTCGGCGGCCGCAACGGTCAAAATGAAGAAGACAAAGATCTGACCTGCCGCATCACCGAGGTAATGCGAGAACGCGATGAAATTCATATTCACTGCCAGCAGCATCAGTTCGATGGCCATCAGGATGACGATGATGTTCTTGCGGTTCAGGAAAATACCGACGATCGAGATCGCGAACAGAATCGCGCCCAGAACGAGGTAGTGAGCCAGGGATAAAGTCATGGTGCCTCCTTAACTTCGGTTTCGGCCGCGCCGCGCGTGGTGACCGGGGCGATCTTGACGATCTTCAGGCGGTCATTGCGTTTGACGCGCACGGCGTCGGCTGGGTCGAAGTGTTTGGTGTCTTTGCGCTTGCGCAGCGTCAGTGCCACGGCGGCGATGATCGCCACCAGCAGGACCACGGCGGCGATCTCAAAGCCATAGATGTATTTGGTGTAGATCAGCATGCCCAGTTCCTTGGTGCCGCCCAGGCTGGCGACGGGCGCCGGACGCGGGTCGAACGACAGGAACGAGCGCCACAGCACGGCGGCCATTTCCAGCACGATGATCACGCCGACGAAGGAAGCGACCGGCAGGTAACCCCAGAAGTTCTCGCGCAGCTTTTCGGTGTCGATGTCGAGCATCATCACCACGAACAGGAACAGCACCATGACGGCGCCGACATAGACCAGCACCAGCACGATGGCCAGGAACTCGGCCTCCAGCAGCATCCAGATGCCGGCGGCGTTGAAGAACGCCAGCACAAGGAACAGTGCCGCGTGCACCGGATTGCGGGCCGTGATAACGCGCGTCGCAGCCAATATCATGATGGCGGCGAAGACGTAGAACAAAGCAGTTTTAAATTCCATAACTAACCCAAGAGACGTACAGTTTATTGATCACATCGCTGTAGCGGGCGGCCGGTACGGCGCCGCCCTGTTTCGTCAGCGATAAGGAGCGTCCGCTGCGCGGGCTGCGGCGATATCGTCTTCGTAACGATCGCCTACGGCCAGCAGCATCTCTTTCGTGTAGTACAGATCGCCGCGTTTCTCGCCGTGGTATTCCAGCACGTGCGTTTCGACGATCGAGTCGACCGGGCACGACTCTTCGCAGAAACCGCAGAAGATGCACTTGGTCAGGTCGATGTCGTAACGGGTGGTACGGCGCGAGCCGTCCGCACGCTGCTCGGATTCGATGGTGATCGCCATCGCCGGGCACACTGCTTCACACAGTTTGCAGGCGATGCAGCGCTCTTCCCCATTCGGGTAGCGGCGCAGCGCGTGCAGGCCGCGGAAGCGCGGCGACATCGGCGTCTTCTCTTCCGGGTACTGCACGGTGATCTTGCGCGAGAACATATATTTGCCCGTCAGCGCCATCCCTTTGATCAGCTCGGTCAGCATGAAGCTGCCGATGAAGTCTTTTAAACGTTCCATAGTCTCTATTCCTTACTTCCAGATATTCCAGGAGGTCTGCATCCAGCCAGCGACCAATACCAGCCACACCAGGGTCAGTGGAATGAATACTTTCCAGCCCAAACGCATGATCTGGTCGTAACGGTAGCGTGGGAAAGTACCGCGCACCCAGATGAAGACCGACACCAGGAAGAACGCTTTCGCGAACAACCAGAAGAAGCCGCCGAAACCGCCCCAGAATTCCAGGAAGGCGAACGGTGCGGACCAGCCGCCCAGGAACATGATCGAACCCAGCGTGGCGATCAGAATCATGTTGGCGTATTCGGCCAGCATGAACATGGCATAGGCCATGCCCGAGTATTCCACCATGTGACCGGCAACGATCTCGGACTCGCCTTCGACCACGTCGAACGGGTGACGGTTGCACTCGGCCAGGCCGGAGGTCAGGTACACCACGAACAGCGGCAGCAGCGGCAGCCAGTTCCACGACAGGAAGTTCAGGCCGTGCTCGACCATCATGCCCTTTTGCTGGCCGGCGACGATGTCACCGAAGTTCAGCGAACCGGACACCATCAGCACCACCACCAGCACGAAGCCCATCGGGATTTCGTAGGAAATCATCTGGGCCGACGCGCGCATTGCACCCATGAACGAGTACTTCGAGTTCGACGCCCAGCCGGCGATGATGATGCCGTAGACTTCCATCGAGGTAATCGCCATCAGCAGCAGCAGGCCGGCGTTGACGTTGGCGATTACCGCCTGTGGACCGAACGGCACCACCGACCAGCAAGCCAGCGCCGGCATGATGGTCATGATCGGACCGATCACGAACAAGCCAGGGTTGGCCTTGGCCGGGGTGATGATTTCTTTGAACAGCAGTTTCAGCGCATCGGCGATCGGCTGCAGCAGACCCAGTGGACCGACGCGGTTAGGACCAACGCGGATCTGGATCCAGCCGATGAACTTGCGTTCCCACAGCGTGGCGTAAGCAACCAGGCCCATCAGCGGCAACAGCACGCACAGGACTTTGATCAGCGACCAGACCAGCGGCCAGACCGGCGCCAGCACGCTGGTTTCGCCCAGCGTGTAAAGCGATGTAACGAACTCAGGCAGAGCCATTATTTCCCCTCTCCTGCTTTTTCTACGGTAATGGAACCGAACATGCTGCCCAGGGCGGCGGTCGATGCGTGCGCAGCGGCCACGCGCACGGCGTTGGCAGGCAGTTTGGCGTCAACAGCGGCGACCAGGATCGCGCTGCCGGAACCTTGGGTGACCTTGACCTTGTCGCCAGCGGCCACGCCCAGTTGCTGCGCCAGTGCGCTCGACAGGTGCGCTTGCGGCGCGGCGCTGTCGGCCATTTTCTGCAGCGATTCGGCGCGGCGCACCACGGCGTCGGCGAAGTAGATCGGCACGTCGGCGATACGCTCAGGACCGCTCGAAGCAACGCTCGAAGCGGCCAGCGGCAGTTTCGATACGTTGTTCAGCTTGGCCGAAACGTCGAACACATCGGCGCCCAGCACTTCGTTGCGCACCGCTTCCGAGGTGTCGTAGTCGAAGCCGGTCAGGCCGAGGATGTTGCCCAGTACGCGCAGCACTTTCCAGGCTGGACGGGTTTCCAGCAGCGGCTTGACGGTCGCGTTGAAGCTTTGCGCGCGGCCTTCGGCGTTGACGAAGGTGCCCGAGGTTTCGCTGAATGGCGATACCGGCAGCAGCACGTCGGCGTAGTCCATACCGTGTTTGAAGGCCGACAGCACGACGACCATTTCGGCCTTGTTCAGCGCGGCGACGGCGGCTTGCGGGTTGTGCGCGTCCAGCTCAGGCTCGGCGTTCAGCAGCACGTAGGCCGATTTGGCTTCGGTGAAGACTGGCGCCTTGCCGGCGTTGGCGTTGGCGATGTAGGCGCCGACGGTGTTGGCCGCTTCGGTCAGGTAGCCCAGCTTGGCGCCGGTCTGTTCCGCGATCCATTGGGCGGCGGCGTGCAGCGCGCCAGCTTGTGGATGTTGTGCAGCAGCGTTACCCAGGAACACGCCCTTGTTCTCGCCCGACAGCAGCGAGGCAGCGATGGCGGCGGCAGCGTCCGAAGCCTGTACGCCTTCGAAGCCGGCCGGAGCCGCCACTTCTTTGGCCTCGGCAACAGCGACCACCACTTGCGACAGCGCCGACAGCCACTCCGATGGAGCAACGATCAGTTTGTTGGCGACGTTCATCAGCAGGTCGTCGTCGGTCGCGCTCAGCAGCGACAACTTGGCGCCGCCCTTGATGGCGGTACGCAGACGGGTGGCCAGCAGCGGGTGATCCTTGCGCAGGAACGAGCCGATCACGAAGGCGCGGTTCAGCGCGCCGAATTCGGTGATCGACATGCCCAGCCATGGCGTCACGTCCAGCGAGAAATCGCTGTGACGCAGGCGGGTGTCGACACTGTCCGAACCCAGGCCGCGCACGACTTTTTGCAGCAGGTGCAGTTCTTCCAGCGTCGAGTGCGGCGTGGCCACGGCAGCGATGGCGTTGGCGCCGTGCTCGTGCTTGATGTTTTTCAGGCCGTGCGCCACGTATTCCAGCGCGGTTTGCCAGTCGACTTCTTTCCACTCACCGCCCTGCTTCAGCATCGGCTGGGTCAGACGGTCGGTGGTGTCCAGGCCTTCGTACGAGAAGCGGTCCTTGTCGGAAATCCAGCACTCGTTGACGGCGTCGTTTTCCAGCGGCAGCACGCGCTTGACCTTGCCGCCCTTGACCTGAACGATCAGGTTGGCGCCCAGGCCGTCGTGCGGCGAGACCGATTTGCGGCGCGACAGTTCCCACGAACGGGCGCTGTAACGGAACGGCTTCGACGTCAGTGCGCCGACCGGGCACAGGTCGATCATGTTGCCGGACATTTCCGAGTTGACGGTCTGGCCGACGAACGCGGTGATTTCCGAGTGTTCGCCGCGGCCGATCATGCCCAGCTCCATCACGCCGGCCACTTCCTGGCCGAAACGTACGCAACGGGTGCACTGGATGCAACGGGCCATTTCCTGCATCGACACCAGCGGGCCGGCGTCTTTCGGGGTCACGACGCGCTTGTCTTCTTCGTAGCGCGATTCGCCCTTGCCGTAGCCCACTGCCAAGTCTTGCAGCTGGCATTCGCCGCCCTGATCGCAGATCGGGCAGTCCAGCGGGTGGTTAATCAGCAGGAATTCCATGACCGACTTCTGTGCCTGGACGGCCTTTTCGGAGTGCGAGCGCACAATCATGCCGGCCGAGACCGGCGTTGCGCATGCTGGCAAAGGCTTCGGCGCCTTTTCCACTTCGACGAGGCACATCCGGCAGTTGGCCGCGATCGACAATTTCTTGTGATAGCAGAAGTGCGGAATGTAGGTTCCCAATTTGTTGGCGGCGTCCATCACCATGCTACCAGCAGGGACTTCGACTTTTTTGCCGTCTATTTCGATTTCAACCATGGTGATCGTTACCTGACGCAGCTTAGATATAAGCGGGCACGCAGCATTGCTTGTGCTCGATATGATGTTCAAATTCTTCGCGGAATTGCTTGATGAACGCACGCATCGGCATGGCCGCCGCGTCGCCCAGCGCGCAAATCGTGCGGCCCTGGATGTTGTCGCAGATCGAGTTCAGCACGTCCAGATCCGACTTGCGGCCCTGACCGTTTTCGATACGGTGGATCATGCGGTACATCCAGCCCGTACCTTCACGGCATGGGGTGCACTGGCCGCACGACTCTTCAAAGTAGAAGTACGCCAGACGCTCCATCGCCTTGACCATGCAGCGGGTCTCGTCCATGACGATGACCGCGCCCGAACCCAGCATCGAACCGGCTTTCGCGATCGAATCGTAGTCC from Duganella dendranthematis encodes:
- a CDS encoding DUF433 domain-containing protein; protein product: MDYESFHSEKPLDKNQEDTFDDQDSWFNAMPNHDDEIIIDEDGPEYDPRYFGEPVHYFNGRVIPPRQSPLDPFDPAVLAFMKSITPLVQMEPDILGGMPVFKDTLVPVKRMFDYLLAGRPMADFLRDYPAVSRDVAVAVLENDATIFYEAISKAMDSAAMPSSRPR
- the ispF gene encoding 2-C-methyl-D-erythritol 2,4-cyclodiphosphate synthase, with amino-acid sequence MSKLPFRIGQGYDCHALVEGRKLIIGGVDIPHHVGLLGHSDADVLLHAITDSILGAAALGDIGKHFPDTDPEFKGADSRKLLKEAARRVVATGYSIGNIDCTIIAQRPKMAPHIPSMRANIAEDLGVDISQVNVKAKTNEKLGYLGREEGIAAESIALLIAS
- the ispD gene encoding 2-C-methyl-D-erythritol 4-phosphate cytidylyltransferase, translating into MTATTQQPPRYFALLPAAGVGARMAANGPKQYLTVGGKPMLRHAVDAFRASALVTHTYVVVSPDDGVIDSVLPSNLDGVTVLRVGGATRMDSVLNGLRALTGVLDQYDLVMVHDAARPGLTPALIAKLIDGVGDDPAGGLLAMPVVDTIKRSAPATDGSRTSAATVPRDGLWAAQTPQMFSYGLLLRALGSAPDANAITDDASAVEMLGHAPRLIEGHPRNLKVTLPADIRIAEMYLANKED
- a CDS encoding NUDIX domain-containing protein, which codes for MDNLKETRIDGELVYNGHFLKVQRDIIELPNGKHTKREYILHPGAVVILPLLDDGTVLMERQYRYPLHDVFIEFPAGKIDKGEDPLVAAKRELEEETGYTGGEWQFVSKIHNAIAYSDEHLDLYLARGLKAGPAKLDEGEFLETFTATIDELLQWVREGKITDVKTVIGIFWLDKLRAGDWKL
- a CDS encoding DUF2818 family protein, with amino-acid sequence MDTSTAGWLVIAIALAAANLPFFNDRLFAVVGAKWQRKPLYIRLLEMTALYMVVGFIGFALEANIGVRFPQAWEFYAISGCLFVVLGFPGFIVRYLRKPHG
- the nuoN gene encoding NADH-quinone oxidoreductase subunit NuoN is translated as MTTPIPQEAVNLVPAYAEIALLIGASAILLIDMFLTKAQRSFTYALSLLMLVVLAGISYHDYAAGTTTYTFHGMFVSDPMANLLKLFTYLTVGMTLVYSRQYAADRDMLSGNLGGEFYVLALFAMMGQMVMISGSNLLSIYLGVELMSLSLYALVAIRRDNVRATEAAMKYFVLGALASGFLLYGMSMLYGATGTLDIAQISAAAASGTINKTILIFGLVFLVAGLAFKLGAVPFHMWVPDVYDGSPTAVTLLLGGAPKIATFAICIRLLVEGLMPMAFDWQQMLMVLAVLSLAIGNLTAIAQTNIKRMLAYSTIAQIGFVLLGLLSGVAGTTDVTGRDAAYSASMYYVITYVLTTVGTFGTLMLASRAGFDADNLADFKGLSKRNGWFALVMTILLFSLAGVPPMMGFAAKFAVLNSVLATGQLWLTIFAVMFSLIGAFYYLRVIKTMWFDEPVDTAPIVAPFDMKLVLSINGLAVVALGVMPEGMLKACMAAIKATLAT
- a CDS encoding NADH-quinone oxidoreductase subunit M, with product MMQQTISTLPPYLSLAIWLPIIFGLIVLAVGRDSNAGFTRVLTLIASIVSFGATIPLVTHFDNAAHGMQFVEKSAWIERFNIFYSLGIDGLSLWFVPLTAFITIIVVISAWQVIQKRVAQYMGAFLILSGLMIGVFCAMDGLLFYFFFEATLIPMYIIIGIWGGDNRVYASFKFFLYTFFGSLLTLVAIIYLYKVTGSWDILYWHKAPLTMTEQVAIFFAFFMAFAVKVPMFPVHTWLPDVHVEAPTGGSAVLAAIMLKLGAYGFIRFSLPITPDASHYLSGFVITLSLIAVIYVGLVALVQKDMKKLVAYSSIAHMGFVTLGFFVFNSMATQGAIMQMISHGFVSAAMFLCIGVLYDQAHSRQIADYGGVVNKMPRFAAFFILFSMANCGLPATSGFVGEFMVILGATQYNFWIGLLAATALIFGAAYSLWMAKRVIFGKVANHHVAELVDLNGREFLMLGILAVCVLAMGLYPAPFTDTMQTSVADLLAHVAQSKLPFPAH